In one window of Poriferisphaera corsica DNA:
- a CDS encoding ferritin produces the protein MIEKKIEKAINKQINHELTAAYSYMAMAAYFAEISLDGFATFMHKQREEETQHANRLYQYLLDRDGKVDLPPISSPKMQFNGVKDVFDTALALEQNNTAAINHVYQVAAQHKDYATLSALQWFLDEQVEEEKSMRDMLEIVKFAGGDKGAILVLNQQIAKGAIPGVQGGGLDGGGGGGA, from the coding sequence ATGATTGAAAAGAAGATTGAAAAAGCGATTAATAAGCAGATAAATCATGAGCTTACAGCGGCTTACAGCTATATGGCGATGGCTGCGTATTTTGCGGAGATTAGTTTGGACGGGTTTGCTACGTTCATGCACAAGCAGCGTGAGGAAGAAACGCAGCATGCGAATCGCTTGTATCAGTATTTACTGGATCGCGATGGGAAGGTGGATTTGCCGCCAATCAGCTCGCCGAAGATGCAGTTTAATGGGGTGAAAGATGTGTTCGATACGGCGTTGGCGTTGGAGCAGAACAATACAGCGGCGATCAATCATGTGTACCAGGTGGCTGCTCAACATAAAGATTACGCAACACTTAGCGCGCTGCAATGGTTCCTGGATGAGCAGGTTGAAGAAGAGAAATCGATGCGCGATATGCTTGAGATCGTGAAATTTGCGGGAGGTGATAAGGGGGCGATCTTGGTCCTCAATCAACAGATTGCCAAGGGCGCAATACCCGGCGTTCAAGGCGGCGGGTTAGATGGTGGTGGCGGTGGTGGTGCGTAG
- a CDS encoding RHS repeat-associated core domain-containing protein, whose translation MQTQHTCYKRCIWVSCYLFFVIALLLPISNTYSSINDEEASNRSKSQTGSFDANNFTGAFTYSYPIQIAPARNGSEPKVSLSYSSSGGNSWCGVGWNLDFGFITRDTKEGVPIKWNTSTGQSEQQYDDSKGFVASIGGSYVKLISIGNDTYRAEIDSEGMEFQFHRTSGQNYWEVTDKAGNRYFFGESIAARQENDRFTSSSATEDLRTFKWSLSRVRDVKGNESYYTYVKESNTMYIDEIKYNANVNSVSLPATHRVKFTLENRPDILLNYSTGFKIQTNKRLTQVSSYIDQENQPSRLVTKYQFDYSNTSSTGRSQLISITQYGTDGISTLPPVGFSYSDVNKSFDQIINWGPKDTQGQNSQTWATVHEGVSSGQVTTLRDINGDGLPDRIMRKASGSKTSWRVQLCTGMQSDGTYGFASAINWTGIQHPGTSVGDAGYCTTATNNYGTHTDLMDVNGDSLPDRVMVASGGYTNPFKVQLNNGSGFDPVIEWEGAYHQSNDQNWFTLHEGASNGQVVSLRDINGDGLPDRVMYRKSGDKTVWIVQFCTGMQSNGKYGFSNPVDWPGIQHPGSSVGDAGYRIVAINNYGTHTDLIDVNSDGLPDRVMLAGGGIAKPFLVQFNNGRGFDPAINWGPKDIQGQSNQSWATIHESVSNGQVVTIRDINGDGLPDRIMRKPSGSKTSWRVQLCTGMQSDGTYGFSSAVNWTGIQHPGTSVGDAGYCTTAANNYGTHIDFMDINGDGLPDRVMLSNGSYTKPFKVQFNSGIKPDLLLSINNGIGGIIDVNYTTSASFDNKDDQGISQLRHSTYVVDSIKLSGALGWESTTQYKYSGGVFDYKKKSFAGFQRVETIDPSGSRKVVYYHQNGGRNDSLNGEYQDDGAFGKQGIPYCTEIYGSDNSLYTRTINKIDEIQLHPNGIYFPYIAQTINMEYEGDANYRATCTAFVYDTANSDFTLRNNLLTQIEYGEISSVNIPNHTFTDINNDDVYTHFEYITLSNPYIKGKISKIKITNDLAGTQILRKTQFTFNNNGQITTHALWLNTDDRFITNTFEYDIYGNLVKEISPTGVEKFTSYDSIYQMFPESVQMGGNNLPRTFTSYTKWDDRSGSPIWSVEIDGMVTRYEYDMFYRDIATYISSTSYSFIDNPILDNWDPTAIANLWRTKKEYHINGISNNASSNYIITRKFDPNDTVNGHVTYTYFDGFERTIQTRTEAETDASGDFRVTDIAYDSSGQSSSQTISYFSNGSQYTPVINATPKISSEYDAIGRKWKITPPVGDTGSPTGPEQVLYKHNADPWITVAIDSAGKIKRSVHDGWGRTTKIVEVNGSNEYDTIYEYDKLGNVIKITDNEGNITQFTRDSLGRKTQLSDPDTGITTYTYDDDGALISTTNARGIKTINSYDLRGQTTSLKDPLGRVITIRTVDNSNVELGKIDYYYDTQIQADHHTWIGKISAIIYNDGKVIYDYDNRGRPYKKYRSFSINANDPNIELSVERVYDDADRIIELKYPNNIATLEYSYDTAGHLRKVESTSGTTTNEIFYETNSFDAQGQMTSFDYGNGLSTNYEFYTGSKRLKRMQTTANTSGYLQDLQYTYDTASNIKSITDSIYSASASSTISNLQYDDLHRLTSINSVANGSHSFSYTSIGNMITNTENGTNPYTYSTSKPHAVTAANGNSYSYDASGNMITRNTKTLTYDHRNRLVKVKHGLTPDQGYTTFGYTEGVDRLWKYRYVFSGVETKIWFEGIYEQKSESTDGENFETKTLCHVIADGKRIATFEPDTSLLTANHNSFALATTNILLWPLRPGRAIWTGFGCIAAMILALSWLPNRRKNKYSNKEYSPAYEFVLNALRFTGRPWMKTIVLMLVFSISMAGMPLRAIAAVGVAEYDPVFYYYHQDHLGSASLLTDRDGDIVQHYGYGAYGKETYKNNTAAYNLSNRYTDQVFDEDTGLYYYNSRYYDPELGRFIQPDSIVPKTDDPQTLNRYSYVNNNPFKYVDPTGHFIIEAIVIGAIVGGLSAAYSGENILMGMAVGAVGALFMGLGAAGAGMFSSNIIAQTLCKVAASVASGTITAAIQGRDIGRAALHSALTAGIDLIDSRIGNLADQTQNAKEIVKIFGLPVRQVEQFALQQVRGILQGGVDSLANGESVLTGFKNAAKSSWKSALSSITKSIDEKLNLKFNKNINFADYSDSNSSISKGPLGIYRKLETKINSAVGLSLNINASLSSFVDCVVEESVGPRDVFNSFYSLKASANISVKQTKTVGIEGYEHYGLGVINQSENNFSREVSATLQGNSFSHSLPRF comes from the coding sequence ACAACAGTATGACGATAGTAAGGGCTTCGTTGCTTCTATTGGCGGCTCATATGTGAAACTCATCTCAATTGGAAATGACACATATCGTGCGGAAATAGACAGTGAGGGTATGGAATTTCAATTCCATAGAACATCTGGCCAAAATTATTGGGAGGTGACAGATAAAGCCGGAAATCGTTACTTCTTTGGCGAATCAATTGCAGCAAGGCAAGAGAATGATAGATTTACATCCTCAAGTGCAACGGAAGATTTACGTACATTCAAATGGTCACTCAGTCGTGTTCGTGATGTAAAGGGTAACGAGAGTTACTACACATATGTCAAAGAATCGAACACGATGTACATTGATGAAATCAAGTACAATGCTAACGTCAATTCTGTGTCACTTCCTGCTACTCATAGAGTCAAATTTACTCTTGAAAATAGACCAGACATTTTACTCAATTATTCAACTGGTTTTAAAATACAAACAAACAAGCGTCTTACTCAGGTTTCATCATACATTGACCAAGAAAATCAGCCTTCACGTCTTGTCACAAAGTACCAATTTGACTATTCAAATACATCTAGCACTGGTCGATCCCAATTAATATCTATTACGCAATATGGAACCGATGGTATCAGTACGCTTCCACCTGTTGGATTTAGCTACAGCGATGTCAATAAATCATTCGATCAAATAATAAACTGGGGTCCTAAAGATACACAAGGACAAAACAGTCAAACTTGGGCAACTGTTCATGAAGGCGTATCTTCCGGCCAAGTTACCACGTTACGTGATATCAATGGCGATGGGTTACCTGACCGCATCATGCGTAAAGCTTCCGGCAGCAAAACCTCATGGCGCGTCCAACTCTGCACTGGTATGCAAAGTGATGGCACATATGGCTTCGCCAGTGCCATAAATTGGACCGGTATTCAGCACCCAGGGACAAGCGTTGGCGATGCAGGCTACTGCACAACCGCAACAAATAACTACGGCACTCATACAGATCTTATGGATGTCAATGGTGATAGCCTACCTGACAGGGTAATGGTTGCGAGTGGTGGCTACACCAACCCATTTAAGGTGCAATTGAATAACGGTTCAGGATTTGACCCGGTTATTGAGTGGGAAGGTGCTTATCATCAATCTAATGACCAAAACTGGTTTACACTTCATGAAGGAGCATCAAATGGACAAGTAGTTTCATTGCGTGACATAAATGGAGACGGCTTACCCGACCGTGTCATGTATCGAAAGTCTGGAGATAAAACCGTTTGGATTGTTCAGTTTTGTACCGGCATGCAGTCAAATGGCAAATATGGTTTTTCGAATCCCGTCGATTGGCCCGGCATCCAACATCCTGGCTCAAGCGTTGGAGACGCAGGCTACCGCATTGTAGCTATTAATAACTATGGTACTCATACAGATCTTATTGATGTTAATAGCGATGGCCTGCCAGACCGCGTAATGCTTGCAGGCGGCGGCATTGCAAAACCATTTCTTGTACAGTTCAACAATGGGAGAGGATTTGATCCAGCAATTAATTGGGGACCAAAAGATATCCAGGGACAAAGCAATCAATCTTGGGCAACAATCCATGAAAGCGTTTCTAATGGTCAAGTAGTTACAATACGTGATATCAATGGCGATGGGTTACCTGACCGCATTATGCGTAAACCTTCCGGCAGCAAAACATCATGGCGCGTCCAACTCTGCACTGGTATGCAAAGTGATGGCACATACGGCTTCTCCAGTGCCGTAAATTGGACCGGTATTCAGCACCCAGGGACAAGCGTTGGCGATGCAGGCTACTGCACAACCGCAGCAAATAACTACGGCACACACATTGACTTTATGGATATTAATGGTGACGGACTTCCTGACAGAGTCATGCTCTCAAACGGCTCATATACCAAACCCTTTAAAGTTCAATTCAACAGTGGAATAAAACCTGATTTACTGTTATCAATAAACAATGGGATTGGTGGCATTATTGACGTCAATTACACGACAAGTGCTAGTTTTGATAACAAAGACGATCAAGGTATATCACAGTTACGGCATTCAACCTATGTAGTTGATAGCATCAAGCTATCCGGTGCATTAGGCTGGGAAAGCACGACTCAATACAAGTATTCTGGCGGTGTATTCGATTATAAAAAGAAATCGTTTGCCGGATTCCAAAGAGTTGAAACAATCGATCCTTCAGGCTCTCGCAAAGTAGTTTATTACCACCAGAACGGTGGCCGAAACGACTCATTGAATGGAGAATATCAAGACGACGGAGCATTTGGTAAGCAAGGAATTCCTTATTGTACTGAAATCTATGGCTCTGATAATTCACTGTATACACGTACAATCAATAAAATTGATGAAATTCAATTGCATCCTAATGGCATCTACTTTCCATACATAGCTCAAACAATCAATATGGAATATGAGGGCGATGCCAACTACCGAGCTACTTGTACAGCCTTTGTATATGATACAGCAAACAGTGATTTTACTTTACGAAACAATTTACTAACTCAGATTGAGTATGGCGAAATCTCATCTGTAAACATTCCAAACCATACCTTTACCGATATTAATAATGACGATGTATACACTCATTTCGAATACATAACATTATCTAACCCATATATCAAAGGCAAAATCAGTAAAATTAAGATTACGAATGATCTTGCTGGCACACAAATCCTGCGTAAAACCCAATTCACATTTAATAACAATGGTCAAATCACAACACATGCTTTGTGGCTGAATACTGATGACCGATTTATAACTAATACATTCGAATACGATATTTATGGCAACTTAGTAAAGGAAATTTCGCCGACTGGAGTCGAAAAATTCACTTCATATGATTCTATCTATCAAATGTTTCCAGAATCAGTTCAAATGGGTGGAAACAATTTACCACGAACATTCACTTCATATACAAAATGGGATGACCGGTCCGGTTCACCCATCTGGTCTGTAGAAATTGATGGCATGGTAACACGTTATGAATACGACATGTTCTATCGTGATATAGCAACATACATTTCATCCACATCATATAGTTTTATTGATAACCCAATTCTAGACAACTGGGATCCAACTGCTATTGCTAATCTTTGGCGTACCAAAAAAGAATACCACATTAATGGAATAAGCAATAACGCCAGCAGTAACTACATCATTACTAGAAAATTCGATCCTAACGATACAGTCAACGGACATGTCACGTACACATATTTTGATGGCTTTGAACGAACAATCCAAACCAGAACTGAAGCGGAAACCGATGCAAGCGGAGATTTCCGAGTTACAGATATTGCTTATGATTCATCAGGCCAAAGTTCATCTCAAACAATATCATATTTCAGCAACGGATCGCAGTATACTCCTGTAATTAACGCTACACCGAAAATTAGTTCAGAATATGATGCTATTGGCCGGAAATGGAAAATCACCCCACCTGTAGGTGATACTGGATCCCCAACAGGTCCTGAGCAAGTATTGTATAAACATAATGCTGACCCTTGGATAACTGTAGCAATCGATTCTGCAGGAAAAATCAAGAGATCTGTCCATGATGGCTGGGGACGTACAACCAAGATAGTTGAGGTTAATGGCAGTAATGAATATGACACCATTTACGAATACGACAAACTAGGTAATGTCATAAAGATAACTGACAATGAGGGAAATATTACTCAATTTACACGTGACAGTTTAGGCCGTAAAACTCAACTTTCAGATCCAGATACAGGGATAACAACTTACACTTACGATGATGATGGAGCATTAATTTCAACGACAAATGCAAGAGGCATTAAAACCATCAATTCATATGATCTTCGTGGCCAAACAACTTCACTCAAAGATCCATTAGGACGAGTCATTACTATTCGTACTGTAGACAATAGTAATGTAGAACTAGGCAAAATTGACTACTATTACGACACCCAAATCCAAGCTGACCACCATACTTGGATTGGCAAAATCAGTGCGATCATTTATAACGACGGAAAAGTCATCTATGATTATGACAACCGAGGCCGTCCATATAAAAAATACAGATCATTTAGTATCAATGCTAACGATCCTAATATAGAGCTTAGCGTTGAAAGAGTTTATGATGATGCAGATCGTATTATTGAATTAAAGTATCCGAATAATATTGCAACCCTAGAGTATTCGTATGACACCGCAGGACATCTCCGCAAAGTTGAATCGACAAGCGGTACCACTACAAACGAAATATTCTATGAAACAAATAGTTTTGATGCACAAGGCCAAATGACCAGCTTCGATTATGGCAATGGTTTATCAACTAACTATGAATTCTATACTGGATCTAAACGTCTTAAACGGATGCAGACAACCGCAAATACGAGCGGATATTTACAAGATCTGCAGTACACATATGATACAGCCTCTAATATCAAATCGATTACTGACAGCATTTACTCGGCATCAGCGTCATCAACCATATCAAATCTTCAATACGATGATCTTCATCGATTAACTTCAATCAATTCAGTTGCAAATGGATCTCATTCATTCTCCTATACATCCATTGGCAACATGATCACTAACACTGAAAATGGCACAAACCCATACACATACTCAACATCTAAGCCACATGCAGTAACAGCAGCCAATGGCAATTCATATAGTTACGACGCCAGTGGCAATATGATCACGCGTAACACAAAAACTCTAACATATGACCATCGCAATCGTCTCGTTAAGGTCAAGCATGGCCTCACTCCAGACCAAGGCTACACAACGTTCGGTTATACCGAAGGCGTCGATAGATTATGGAAGTACCGGTATGTCTTCAGTGGTGTAGAAACTAAGATTTGGTTTGAAGGCATCTATGAGCAAAAATCAGAATCTACAGATGGCGAAAACTTTGAAACCAAAACATTATGCCATGTTATTGCGGACGGAAAACGTATTGCAACATTTGAGCCCGACACATCACTACTAACAGCAAACCATAACTCTTTTGCTTTAGCCACTACGAACATTCTCCTGTGGCCTCTACGTCCAGGTCGAGCTATATGGACAGGGTTTGGATGTATTGCCGCAATGATACTGGCGCTGAGCTGGTTGCCGAATCGTAGAAAGAACAAATACTCAAATAAAGAGTATTCACCCGCATATGAGTTCGTTCTGAATGCACTACGCTTTACAGGCCGCCCGTGGATGAAAACCATTGTGCTTATGCTGGTCTTCTCAATTTCAATGGCTGGCATGCCTTTACGTGCAATTGCAGCTGTGGGCGTAGCCGAATACGATCCTGTCTTCTACTACTACCATCAAGATCATCTTGGCTCAGCTTCTTTGTTAACTGATCGTGATGGAGACATTGTCCAACATTATGGATACGGAGCATACGGCAAGGAAACTTACAAAAATAATACCGCAGCATACAATCTGTCCAATCGCTATACAGATCAAGTATTCGATGAAGATACAGGCTTGTATTACTACAATTCACGTTACTACGATCCTGAACTAGGCCGTTTTATTCAGCCAGATTCAATTGTTCCCAAAACAGACGACCCACAAACACTCAATAGATATTCTTACGTCAATAACAATCCTTTTAAATATGTCGATCCAACCGGCCATTTCATTATTGAGGCCATTGTCATTGGCGCTATTGTCGGAGGTTTATCTGCTGCTTATTCTGGCGAAAATATACTTATGGGGATGGCAGTTGGGGCTGTGGGTGCATTATTCATGGGATTAGGTGCCGCCGGAGCAGGCATGTTCTCTTCTAATATCATTGCGCAAACACTATGTAAAGTAGCTGCATCAGTAGCATCCGGAACAATTACTGCAGCAATTCAAGGCAGAGATATTGGCAGAGCGGCATTACATTCCGCCTTAACTGCTGGGATAGATTTGATTGATAGTAGAATCGGTAATCTTGCCGATCAAACTCAAAATGCGAAAGAAATTGTTAAGATTTTTGGTTTACCCGTCAGACAGGTTGAACAATTCGCATTACAGCAAGTTCGTGGAATATTACAAGGCGGTGTAGATAGTTTAGCCAATGGTGAAAGCGTCTTAACCGGCTTTAAGAATGCCGCGAAATCCAGTTGGAAGTCAGCATTGAGTAGTATTACAAAATCAATTGATGAAAAATTGAATCTGAAGTTTAATAAGAATATAAACTTCGCAGATTACAGTGACAGTAATAGTTCAATATCTAAAGGCCCATTAGGAATATACAGAAAATTAGAAACAAAAATTAACAGTGCTGTAGGCCTGAGTTTGAATATCAATGCGAGCTTAAGTAGTTTTGTCGATTGCGTGGTTGAAGAGAGCGTTGGACCCAGAGATGTCTTTAACTCATTTTATAGCCTCAAAGCTTCTGCCAATATTTCAGTAAAACAAACAAAAACGGTAGGAATTGAAGGTTACGAACATTATGGACTAGGTGTCATAAATCAATCCGAGAATAATTTTTCTCGCGAAGTATCTGCCACGCTACAAGGTAATTCTTTTTCCCATAGTCTTCCACGTTTCTAA
- a CDS encoding NUDIX hydrolase: MTAPDNPRTNSAAPAPKGISPDPSLQSVTQGRPTHNGRVHGVVVACYRPEDQKWLMIRRSAHVPAPLAICFPGGAREHGEPYETAALREMHEEIGADVELLEQVWDYDVPDKPLTLFGYLAKLKNPDSLAHNPDEVHEILWLTTEQAITHPDAIPNSRFFIENLNKALPRHYPV, from the coding sequence ATGACCGCACCCGACAACCCCCGAACTAACTCAGCAGCACCTGCGCCTAAGGGTATATCCCCTGACCCATCGCTTCAAAGTGTAACTCAAGGCAGACCAACACATAACGGTCGCGTTCACGGCGTCGTCGTCGCCTGCTACCGCCCTGAAGATCAGAAATGGCTCATGATCCGCCGCTCCGCCCATGTCCCCGCTCCGCTCGCCATCTGTTTCCCTGGCGGCGCACGCGAGCATGGCGAACCTTATGAAACCGCAGCACTTAGAGAAATGCACGAAGAGATCGGTGCCGACGTCGAGCTCCTTGAACAGGTCTGGGATTACGACGTTCCCGATAAGCCCCTCACCCTTTTCGGCTACCTCGCGAAACTCAAAAACCCTGATTCCCTCGCCCACAACCCAGACGAAGTGCATGAAATCCTCTGGCTGACCACCGAACAAGCGATCACTCATCCCGATGCAATCCCAAATTCGCGTTTCTTTATTGAAAATCTCAATAAAGCTCTGCCCCGTCATTACCCCGTCTGA
- a CDS encoding carboxypeptidase M32 encodes MKERLSMTGEKAYEQLCKKYGEITTLRNVSWGLHWDQDVMMPTMGLKNRARQLEMLSGLEHEMLVVDEIGDLLSICEDEWGEQIGSLGGEAKVVNVREIRREYDLARKLPGDLVKAQTSASSLARGAWGEAKKDRDFKGFSGHLEKLLGILREKADCLSEGKVVAEKWDALADLYEPGCQAREVEAVFRPLRERLVDLVGRIAEKGYEPKDVVNGVEVGFDAQMSFVRKIAEKIGFDFEGGRLDTSAHPFCSGYGYGDVRMTTHVTGDRLGGTLSSVMHESGHGMYTQGALEKHAGMPMGNYVSLGIHESQSRMWENQVGRSETFWKWCAGEMRHEFGELYEGLNARQAYEGMNGVKRSLIRTRADEVTYNLHVMVRFELEVAMMRGDLEVADLPGAWDEKYKDYLGLDVPDVGVGCLQDIHWSLGAIGYFPTYTLGNLYSAQFYEAAKRALGDIEGGFEQGEFVGLLGWLQTNIHEQGMRYRAGDLCEEVTGEKLGADALMRHLEAKFGDIYGL; translated from the coding sequence ATGAAAGAGAGATTAAGCATGACGGGTGAGAAGGCATATGAGCAGTTATGTAAGAAGTATGGTGAGATCACAACGTTGCGCAATGTGAGTTGGGGTTTGCATTGGGATCAGGACGTGATGATGCCGACGATGGGGTTGAAGAACAGGGCGAGACAGTTGGAGATGCTGTCGGGGTTGGAACATGAGATGTTGGTGGTTGATGAGATTGGGGATTTGCTTTCGATCTGTGAAGATGAATGGGGTGAGCAGATAGGGTCGCTTGGGGGAGAAGCGAAGGTTGTGAATGTGAGGGAGATTAGGCGTGAGTATGATTTAGCGCGGAAGTTGCCGGGGGATCTGGTGAAGGCGCAGACGAGCGCGTCGAGTCTCGCGCGGGGGGCGTGGGGGGAGGCGAAAAAAGATAGGGATTTTAAAGGGTTTTCGGGGCATTTGGAGAAACTGCTTGGGATTTTGCGTGAGAAAGCGGATTGTTTAAGTGAGGGGAAAGTGGTTGCAGAGAAGTGGGATGCGCTGGCAGATTTGTATGAGCCGGGATGTCAGGCGCGCGAAGTTGAAGCCGTGTTTAGGCCGCTACGTGAGCGACTAGTTGATTTGGTGGGAAGGATTGCGGAGAAGGGCTATGAGCCAAAGGATGTTGTGAATGGGGTTGAGGTTGGGTTTGATGCGCAGATGAGTTTTGTGAGGAAGATTGCAGAGAAGATCGGATTTGATTTTGAAGGGGGAAGATTGGATACGTCAGCACATCCGTTTTGTTCAGGGTATGGGTATGGGGATGTGCGGATGACGACGCATGTGACGGGAGATCGTTTGGGTGGGACGTTGAGTTCTGTGATGCATGAGAGTGGTCATGGGATGTATACACAAGGCGCGTTGGAGAAGCACGCTGGGATGCCGATGGGGAATTATGTTTCGTTGGGCATTCACGAGAGTCAGAGCCGAATGTGGGAGAATCAGGTGGGACGAAGTGAGACGTTTTGGAAATGGTGTGCGGGTGAGATGCGTCATGAATTTGGTGAGTTGTATGAGGGACTGAATGCACGGCAGGCGTATGAAGGGATGAATGGGGTGAAGCGGAGTTTGATACGGACACGCGCGGATGAGGTGACATACAACTTGCATGTGATGGTGCGTTTTGAATTGGAGGTTGCGATGATGCGGGGTGATTTGGAAGTGGCGGATTTGCCTGGGGCTTGGGATGAGAAGTATAAGGATTATTTAGGGCTGGATGTGCCGGATGTTGGAGTGGGGTGCTTGCAGGATATTCATTGGTCGCTTGGTGCGATCGGTTATTTTCCGACCTATACATTGGGCAACTTGTATTCGGCGCAGTTTTATGAGGCGGCTAAGCGCGCGTTAGGTGATATTGAGGGAGGCTTTGAGCAGGGTGAATTTGTGGGGTTGCTGGGGTGGCTGCAAACGAATATTCATGAGCAAGGGATGCGGTACAGGGCAGGGGATCTATGTGAGGAGGTGACAGGGGAAAAACTGGGAGCGGATGCACTGATGCGGCATTTAGAGGCGAAGTTCGGTGATATTTATGGTCTGTGA
- a CDS encoding alpha-amylase family glycosyl hydrolase gives MFEREYRLVCAMLRHFVVVLLCLLVCVDGLWGAAAEVGGEPTHEVWSYNLGMYEVNLRHFSERGDIEGFREHLDRLQAMGVGIIWFMPIHPIGEEKKAGSLGSYYAVKDYMGFNEEFGDLDGFKRLIDEIHSRGMYVLIDWVANHTAWDNEMLKAHPAWYTKGKDGEIVKPGGTNWADVADLDFSNQALQAYMIEAMRFWVNEIGVDGFRCDAAGMVPSEFWEKAIDKLKQDRGDLLMLAEGDGASLMEAGFDMLYAWGLHGFENGQMLANYRGELSADGLGEYLLRDRGAYEDEYRLYFTSNHDENSWHGSGIEQFGEGAEVYGVLTMTVNGMPLIFNGQEAGLDRRLDFFEHDAIEWKTDRMADVYGVLLALKKRNSALFNGRLGGGLKMIDVRDEAVALRYFRDAGKDEGKVLGYVREKGDDAVLVVLNLSAQRRQVVIEERVEGEYADVFDGTGWRMGKEIVLDGWGYRVLERVRE, from the coding sequence ATGTTTGAGCGAGAGTATCGTTTAGTGTGTGCGATGTTGCGGCATTTTGTGGTCGTACTGCTTTGTTTGTTGGTGTGTGTTGATGGGCTCTGGGGGGCTGCTGCTGAGGTTGGGGGTGAGCCGACGCATGAGGTGTGGAGTTATAACTTGGGGATGTATGAGGTGAATCTACGTCACTTCAGTGAGCGGGGAGATATTGAGGGCTTTCGGGAGCATTTGGATCGTTTGCAGGCGATGGGTGTGGGGATCATCTGGTTCATGCCGATTCATCCGATTGGTGAGGAGAAGAAGGCGGGGAGTTTGGGGAGTTATTATGCGGTGAAGGATTACATGGGGTTTAATGAGGAGTTTGGAGATCTTGATGGGTTTAAGCGGCTAATTGATGAGATACATAGTCGAGGGATGTATGTGCTGATTGATTGGGTGGCGAATCACACGGCGTGGGATAATGAGATGCTTAAAGCGCATCCGGCGTGGTATACGAAGGGGAAGGATGGTGAGATTGTGAAGCCGGGGGGGACGAATTGGGCGGATGTAGCGGACTTGGATTTTTCTAATCAAGCGCTGCAAGCTTATATGATTGAGGCGATGCGATTTTGGGTGAATGAAATTGGGGTTGATGGTTTCCGATGTGATGCGGCGGGTATGGTGCCGAGCGAGTTTTGGGAGAAGGCGATCGATAAGTTGAAACAAGATCGGGGTGATTTGCTGATGCTGGCGGAGGGTGATGGGGCTTCATTGATGGAGGCGGGGTTTGATATGTTGTATGCGTGGGGATTGCATGGCTTTGAGAATGGGCAGATGTTGGCGAACTATCGCGGGGAGCTGAGTGCGGATGGGTTGGGTGAATATTTATTGCGTGATCGGGGGGCGTATGAAGATGAGTATCGTTTGTATTTCACGTCGAATCATGATGAGAATTCATGGCATGGGAGTGGGATTGAGCAGTTTGGTGAGGGGGCTGAGGTGTATGGCGTATTGACGATGACGGTGAATGGTATGCCTTTGATATTTAATGGGCAGGAGGCGGGTTTGGATCGGCGGTTGGACTTTTTTGAGCATGATGCGATTGAATGGAAGACGGATCGTATGGCAGATGTTTATGGTGTGTTGCTTGCTTTGAAAAAGCGTAACAGTGCGCTGTTTAATGGGAGATTGGGGGGCGGTTTAAAGATGATTGATGTGCGTGATGAAGCGGTAGCGTTGCGTTATTTCAGGGATGCTGGGAAAGATGAAGGGAAGGTTTTGGGGTATGTTCGTGAGAAGGGTGATGATGCGGTGTTGGTGGTGTTGAATTTATCGGCTCAAAGGCGACAGGTTGTTATTGAGGAGCGTGTGGAGGGTGAATATGCCGATGTGTTTGATGGGACTGGATGGCGGATGGGTAAGGAGATTGTGTTGGATGGTTGGGGGTATCGTGTTTTAGAGCGGGTAAGGGAGTGA